One genomic window of Hymenobacter sp. J193 includes the following:
- a CDS encoding immunity 51 family protein — translation MTSTYPFLVADLAERAEPGRQERILVNLSNMEDYYNVFEKHGFSGSGASWAEHIETILEEHAPALLDHVELAGEGEIFLAFTDGPAATEQFLALIQPIFGDLGNLNKYLSQADPGDFFE, via the coding sequence ATGACTTCAACTTATCCTTTCCTGGTTGCCGACTTAGCGGAGCGGGCCGAGCCCGGCCGCCAGGAGCGCATTTTGGTGAACCTCTCCAACATGGAGGACTACTACAACGTGTTCGAAAAGCATGGTTTCAGCGGCAGCGGCGCCAGCTGGGCCGAGCATATCGAAACCATTCTGGAGGAACATGCTCCCGCTCTGCTGGACCACGTAGAGCTGGCCGGTGAGGGTGAAATCTTCCTGGCCTTCACCGATGGCCCCGCCGCCACCGAGCAGTTCCTAGCCTTGATTCAACCCATCTTCGGCGACCTGGGCAACCTCAACAAGTACCTCAGCCAGGCCGACCCCGGCGACTTTTTCGAGTAA
- a CDS encoding DUF5682 family protein: protein MPTDLRLFGIRHHGPGSAASLRQALDEYQPDIVLLECPADAEAALAAATHPEMVPPVALLVYNPKQHQQASFLPFAEFSPEWQAIQWCHRHGAHLRCFDLPASMRFAQEQAAESQEVLPSTEPAEAELPVDAPTLEPESETTVLPEADAPPLPSPKTDPISYLAELDGYTDGERWWELRLEHAPGHADTFAVVLDMMTALREELALPETEETLLREAFMRETLRATLQQGYQRVAVVCGAWHAPVLRPELLKKEDKARLKGLKKVPTAATWIPWTFERLSYASGYGAGVLSPAWYELLFTVPRAEVVTHWMVRAARLLRTRDLDASAAHAIEGVRLAETLAVVRGRELPGIEELQEAAVAILGGGYAETLDLVHRELVIGERLGAVPPEQPATPLQQDLQLQQKVTRLKPEATAKTLDLDLRKELDLSRSHLLHRLRLLGIPWGEPRRAQGKAGTFHELWELQWQPEYALNVLDAGRLGNTVLAAAAAKATTRAAEAPDLEAVSQLLEEALQADLGPAIGALVARLETLSAGTRDVTHLLAALPPLVNVLRYGNVRRTETAQVATVVHHLVPRLCIGLPQACTGLDYDAARQLLPRIEGTHQAIRLLQDDAQEADWYEALAVVLRNPASSGLLAGAAGRLLFDAHQLAPEATATALGLALAPAQPTDYATAWIEGFLSGSGLLLLHHRPLFDLLNDWLGELPEDTFREIVPLLRRAFTDFSLPERRQLLDLSRQGHQPVAVAGEEDFDLERGLRVLPGLRELLGF, encoded by the coding sequence ATGCCCACCGACCTCCGCCTTTTCGGCATCCGCCACCACGGGCCCGGCAGCGCCGCCAGCCTGCGCCAGGCCCTCGACGAATATCAGCCCGACATCGTGCTGCTGGAGTGCCCCGCCGATGCCGAGGCAGCACTGGCGGCGGCCACGCACCCCGAGATGGTGCCGCCCGTGGCCTTGCTCGTCTACAACCCCAAGCAACACCAGCAGGCTTCGTTTCTGCCCTTCGCGGAGTTTTCGCCGGAGTGGCAGGCCATCCAGTGGTGCCACCGCCACGGCGCCCACCTGCGCTGCTTCGATTTGCCGGCGAGTATGCGCTTCGCCCAAGAGCAAGCAGCCGAAAGTCAGGAGGTGCTGCCGAGTACTGAACCTGCTGAAGCCGAACTGCCTGTTGACGCACCCACGCTCGAACCCGAGAGCGAAACAACGGTACTTCCGGAAGCAGACGCGCCCCCACTGCCCTCCCCCAAAACCGACCCCATTTCCTACCTGGCCGAGCTGGACGGCTACACGGACGGGGAGCGGTGGTGGGAGCTGCGCCTGGAGCACGCCCCTGGCCACGCCGACACCTTCGCGGTGGTACTGGACATGATGACGGCCCTGCGCGAGGAGTTGGCCCTGCCCGAAACCGAGGAAACCCTGCTCCGGGAGGCCTTCATGCGCGAAACCCTGCGCGCCACCCTGCAGCAGGGCTACCAGCGCGTGGCGGTGGTGTGCGGGGCCTGGCACGCGCCAGTGCTGCGGCCCGAGCTGCTCAAAAAAGAAGATAAAGCCCGCCTCAAGGGCCTGAAGAAAGTACCCACCGCCGCCACCTGGATTCCGTGGACCTTCGAGCGACTTTCCTACGCCTCGGGCTACGGGGCGGGCGTGTTGTCACCGGCCTGGTACGAGCTGCTCTTCACGGTACCCCGGGCCGAGGTCGTCACGCACTGGATGGTGCGCGCCGCCCGGCTGTTGCGCACCCGCGACCTCGACGCCTCGGCCGCCCACGCCATTGAGGGCGTGCGCCTGGCCGAAACCCTGGCCGTCGTACGCGGGCGGGAGTTGCCGGGCATTGAGGAGCTGCAGGAAGCCGCCGTGGCCATTCTGGGCGGGGGCTACGCCGAGACTTTGGACCTGGTACACCGTGAGCTGGTGATTGGGGAGCGGCTGGGCGCTGTGCCGCCCGAGCAGCCGGCCACGCCCCTGCAGCAGGACCTGCAGCTGCAGCAGAAAGTCACCCGCCTCAAGCCCGAAGCCACCGCCAAAACCCTCGACCTGGACTTGCGCAAGGAGCTGGACCTAAGCCGCAGCCACCTGCTGCACCGCCTGCGCCTGCTGGGCATTCCGTGGGGTGAGCCGCGCCGCGCCCAGGGTAAGGCCGGCACCTTCCACGAGCTGTGGGAACTGCAATGGCAGCCCGAATACGCCCTCAATGTGCTGGATGCGGGCCGCCTGGGCAATACCGTACTGGCCGCGGCCGCCGCCAAAGCCACCACCCGCGCCGCCGAAGCGCCCGATCTGGAAGCTGTGAGTCAGTTGCTGGAAGAAGCCCTGCAGGCAGACCTTGGCCCGGCCATCGGGGCGCTGGTAGCCCGGCTGGAAACCCTGTCGGCCGGCACCCGCGACGTGACGCACCTGCTGGCCGCTCTGCCTCCGCTGGTGAATGTGCTGCGCTACGGCAACGTGCGCCGCACTGAAACCGCCCAGGTAGCCACGGTGGTGCACCATCTGGTGCCGCGCCTGTGCATCGGGCTGCCCCAGGCCTGCACCGGCCTCGACTACGACGCGGCCCGCCAGCTGCTGCCCCGCATCGAAGGCACCCACCAGGCCATCCGGCTCCTGCAGGACGATGCCCAGGAAGCTGACTGGTACGAGGCCCTGGCCGTGGTGCTGCGTAATCCGGCTTCGTCGGGGCTGCTGGCCGGGGCGGCGGGGCGGCTCCTGTTCGATGCCCACCAACTGGCTCCGGAAGCGACGGCCACAGCCCTCGGCCTGGCCCTGGCCCCGGCTCAGCCCACCGACTACGCCACCGCCTGGATTGAGGGTTTCCTCAGCGGCAGCGGGCTGCTCTTGCTTCACCACCGGCCCCTGTTCGACCTGCTCAACGACTGGCTCGGGGAGCTGCCCGAAGACACTTTCCGCGAAATCGTGCCCCTGCTGCGCCGCGCCTTCACCGACTTCAGCCTGCCGGAGCGCCGCCAGCTGCTGGACCTTTCCCGCCAGGGCCACCAGCCGGTTGCCGTAGCCGGGGAAGAGGATTTCGATCTGGAGCGCGGCCTGCGGGTACTGCCGGGGCTGCGGGAACTGCTCGGGTTTTAA